A region of Streptomyces sp. NBC_00554 DNA encodes the following proteins:
- a CDS encoding sensor histidine kinase codes for MRARPYDTAPPGDAGGLPCDAGGLRYDTGGGPCDPAAGGPYGLAAAAAHQLRGPLSSIRLRLQMLQEDRPHIAELPGVLGEVDRLFALLDQILDWGAAGRTRPAPRSVEVLDAAAARVDAWSVTAEVQGVRLDLTGTAATALQVHGALEHALDVLLDNAVKAGPPGSTVTCTVHVTGQHVHVGVTDEGPGMTDEELAHAQRPFWRGASAAGHRGSGLGLSIAASLLHASGGRLGLARAASGGLTATAVLPLAPD; via the coding sequence GTGAGGGCCCGCCCGTACGACACGGCTCCTCCCGGCGACGCGGGCGGCCTCCCCTGCGACGCGGGCGGCCTCCGGTACGACACGGGCGGCGGCCCCTGCGACCCGGCGGCCGGCGGCCCGTACGGTCTGGCGGCCGCCGCCGCCCACCAGCTGCGCGGACCGCTGTCCTCGATCCGGCTGCGTCTGCAGATGCTGCAGGAGGACCGGCCCCACATCGCCGAACTCCCGGGCGTGCTGGGGGAAGTGGACCGCCTGTTCGCGCTGCTGGACCAGATCCTCGACTGGGGCGCCGCCGGGCGGACCCGGCCCGCGCCCCGATCCGTCGAGGTCCTCGACGCCGCCGCCGCCCGGGTCGACGCCTGGAGCGTGACCGCCGAGGTCCAGGGCGTCCGTCTCGACCTCACCGGCACCGCCGCGACGGCCCTGCAGGTGCACGGCGCGCTGGAACACGCCCTGGACGTCCTGCTCGACAACGCGGTCAAGGCGGGCCCGCCCGGCTCCACCGTCACCTGCACCGTGCACGTCACCGGGCAGCACGTCCACGTCGGCGTCACGGACGAAGGACCCGGCATGACGGACGAGGAACTCGCCCACGCCCAGCGCCCCTTCTGGCGCGGGGCGTCGGCGGCCGGCCACCGGGGCAGCGGACTCGGCCTGTCGATCGCCGCGTCCCTGCTCCACGCCTCCGGCGGCCGCCTCGGCCTGGCCCGGGCCGCTTCGGGCGGCCTCACCGCCACCGCCGTACTCCCCCTGGCACCCGACTGA
- a CDS encoding response regulator transcription factor translates to MDVLVVEDDDGMAEALQQMLGLHGYDTRHSGTGTAALADLPGTSLVLLDLSLPDLAGHEVCRRIRENSCVPIVVLSGSDHELDRVTALYAGADDFVPKPFNHHELLARIEAVLRRSTCCCGRAQEGAGADSAPAPVQVPRPRRTPPEPAQEVSAAQENRLRAGPLRLDSRTRRVFLDDEEIRVTRKEFDLLAMLLEEPGAVMQREDIMARVWDENWFGSTRTLDVHVGSLRTKLGSTRWIETVRGVGYRLTVPAVLGAGSER, encoded by the coding sequence ATGGACGTACTGGTCGTCGAGGACGATGACGGAATGGCCGAGGCACTGCAGCAGATGCTCGGCCTGCACGGCTACGACACCCGCCACAGCGGCACCGGCACCGCGGCCCTCGCGGACCTGCCCGGTACGTCCCTCGTGCTGCTCGACCTGAGCCTGCCCGACCTGGCCGGCCACGAGGTGTGCCGGCGGATCCGGGAGAACTCCTGCGTGCCCATCGTCGTGCTCAGCGGCAGCGATCACGAACTGGACCGGGTGACGGCCCTGTACGCGGGGGCCGACGACTTCGTGCCCAAGCCCTTCAACCACCATGAACTGCTCGCCCGGATCGAGGCGGTGCTGCGGCGCTCCACCTGCTGCTGCGGACGCGCCCAGGAGGGCGCGGGCGCCGACTCCGCGCCGGCCCCCGTGCAGGTGCCGCGCCCGCGCCGCACCCCGCCGGAGCCGGCCCAGGAGGTGTCCGCGGCCCAGGAGAACCGGCTGCGCGCGGGCCCGCTGCGGCTCGACTCGCGGACCCGCAGGGTGTTCCTCGACGACGAGGAGATCCGCGTCACCCGCAAGGAGTTCGACCTGCTCGCCATGCTCCTGGAGGAGCCCGGTGCCGTCATGCAGCGCGAGGACATCATGGCCCGGGTGTGGGACGAGAACTGGTTCGGCTCCACCCGCACGCTCGACGTCCATGTCGGGTCCCTGCGCACGAAACTCGGCAGCACGCGGTGGATCGAAACGGTACGCGGCGTGGGGTACCGCCTGACCGTGCCCGCGGTCCTGGGCGCCGGGTCCGAGCGGTGA
- a CDS encoding LuxR C-terminal-related transcriptional regulator, protein MAIEVLLAHHHPPTRAALAALLGAEPDLEVVGAYGDGARAHAMAERLLPDVLLTDLRLPGVSGVELTRRLAARTGIRTVVLADSALPELALEALGAGARGLLCQDTDTGELPRALRLVAGGGALVSPRLTRPLIDACLRSPGIPDVPLLDSLTERERQVLSLVGTGLSNQEIADRLVVAETTAKTHVRRAMVKLGVRSRTQLVAIAYRSGVLRPRVRA, encoded by the coding sequence ATGGCCATCGAGGTCCTCCTGGCCCACCACCACCCGCCGACCCGGGCCGCTCTCGCCGCCCTGCTCGGTGCGGAGCCCGACCTCGAGGTCGTGGGCGCGTACGGCGACGGCGCCCGGGCCCATGCCATGGCCGAACGGCTGCTGCCCGACGTGCTGCTGACGGACCTGCGGCTGCCGGGCGTGAGTGGCGTGGAACTGACGCGCCGGCTCGCCGCCCGGACCGGCATCCGCACCGTTGTCCTCGCCGACAGCGCCCTGCCGGAGCTCGCTCTGGAGGCGCTCGGGGCGGGGGCGCGCGGCCTGCTGTGCCAGGACACCGACACCGGCGAACTGCCGCGCGCGCTGCGGCTGGTCGCCGGCGGCGGGGCCCTGGTCTCCCCGCGCCTGACCCGGCCCCTGATCGACGCGTGTCTGCGCAGCCCCGGCATCCCCGACGTGCCCCTCCTGGACAGCCTCACCGAACGTGAACGCCAGGTGCTGTCCCTGGTGGGTACCGGCCTGTCGAACCAGGAGATCGCCGACCGTCTCGTCGTCGCCGAGACCACGGCGAAGACCCATGTCCGGCGCGCCATGGTCAAGCTGGGTGTCCGCAGCCGCACCCAGCTCGTCGCCATCGCCTACCGGAGCGGCGTGCTCCGCCCCCGCGTCCGGGCCTAG
- a CDS encoding DUF4097 family beta strand repeat-containing protein — MQKFDTPAPVSAVLDIPAGRVQFIAADRADTTVEVLPTDASKGRDVKAAEQITVAYADGILRIGAPAAKNQLFGASGSVEVTVQLPAGSRVEGKAAAAELRGVGRLGDVVFEGAYRRIKIDEAASLRLTATDGDVEVGRLGGPGEISTARGDIRIAEAVRGTVVLRTQSGDISVAAAAGVSAALDAGTDYGRVSNALKNDGTAGLDIRATTSRGDITARSL; from the coding sequence ATGCAGAAGTTCGACACCCCCGCCCCCGTCTCCGCCGTCCTGGACATCCCCGCGGGGCGCGTCCAGTTCATCGCCGCCGACCGGGCCGACACCACGGTCGAGGTGCTGCCCACGGACGCCTCCAAGGGCCGTGATGTGAAGGCGGCGGAGCAGATCACGGTCGCCTACGCCGACGGGATCCTGCGGATCGGGGCACCGGCGGCGAAGAACCAGCTCTTCGGCGCCTCCGGATCGGTCGAGGTGACTGTCCAGCTGCCCGCCGGCTCCCGTGTCGAGGGGAAGGCCGCCGCCGCCGAGCTGCGGGGCGTCGGGCGCCTGGGTGATGTCGTCTTCGAGGGCGCGTACCGCCGGATCAAGATCGACGAGGCGGCGAGCCTGCGGCTCACCGCGACCGACGGTGATGTCGAGGTCGGCCGGCTGGGCGGCCCCGGGGAGATCAGCACCGCGCGGGGCGATATCCGGATCGCCGAGGCCGTGCGCGGCACGGTCGTGCTCCGCACCCAGTCCGGTGACATCTCGGTCGCGGCCGCCGCCGGAGTGTCCGCAGCCCTGGACGCCGGCACCGACTACGGCCGCGTCAGCAACGCGCTCAAGAACGACGGCACCGCCGGACTCGACATCCGCGCCACCACCTCCCGCGGCGACATCACCGCCCGCAGCCTGTGA
- a CDS encoding TcmI family type II polyketide cyclase: MHSTLIVARMDPGSSGDVARIFGEFDGTEMPHLMGTRRRQLFAYRGLYFHLQDFDSAQGGEAIEEAKTHPLFVRISDDLKPYIEAYDPATWRSPADAMAQRFYDWTPTS, encoded by the coding sequence ATGCACAGCACTTTGATCGTGGCGCGGATGGACCCGGGGTCCAGCGGTGACGTCGCCCGGATCTTCGGGGAGTTCGACGGCACCGAGATGCCGCACCTCATGGGGACCCGGCGGCGGCAGCTCTTCGCCTACCGGGGCCTGTACTTCCACCTCCAGGACTTCGACTCCGCCCAGGGCGGCGAGGCCATCGAGGAGGCCAAGACCCACCCGCTGTTCGTGAGGATCAGCGACGACCTCAAGCCGTACATCGAGGCCTACGACCCGGCGACCTGGCGCTCGCCGGCCGACGCGATGGCCCAGCGCTTCTACGACTGGACCCCCACCTCGTGA
- a CDS encoding response regulator transcription factor, with amino-acid sequence MRQASADLLNPLSPLRREMLEAEVRAAPTPHTAWRVLIVDARAEDSQPLAEALRRHGHHVDRARNGYAALETYGEADVDIVLLDIDLPDVDGLQVCRQLTASGRTAVIALTARGGELDVVLGLQAGADDYLVKPCGLRELLARIEAVMRRVQPRTTRQVLAIGALRIDAALREVRLGGRTIAVTRKEFDLLFLLASRPETVVTREQLMREVWADSWSRRTVDTHVSSLRTKLGSRDWIITVHGVGFRIGRA; translated from the coding sequence ATGCGTCAGGCGTCAGCCGACCTGCTCAATCCCCTCTCGCCACTGCGCCGCGAGATGCTCGAGGCCGAGGTCCGCGCCGCTCCGACGCCGCACACCGCTTGGCGTGTCCTGATCGTCGACGCCCGCGCCGAGGACTCCCAGCCGCTGGCCGAGGCGCTGCGCCGGCACGGCCACCACGTCGACCGTGCGCGCAACGGCTATGCCGCGCTGGAGACCTACGGGGAGGCCGACGTCGACATCGTGCTCCTCGACATCGACCTGCCGGACGTCGACGGCCTCCAGGTGTGCCGGCAGCTCACCGCCTCCGGCCGCACCGCGGTCATCGCGCTCACCGCCCGCGGCGGCGAACTGGACGTCGTGCTCGGCCTGCAGGCCGGTGCCGACGACTACCTGGTCAAGCCCTGCGGGCTGAGGGAGCTGCTGGCCCGCATCGAGGCCGTGATGCGCCGCGTGCAGCCCCGCACGACCCGTCAGGTCCTGGCGATCGGGGCGCTGCGCATCGACGCGGCGCTGCGCGAGGTCCGCCTGGGCGGCCGCACCATCGCCGTGACCCGCAAGGAGTTCGACCTGCTGTTCCTGCTGGCCTCCCGGCCCGAGACGGTCGTCACCCGGGAGCAGCTCATGCGGGAGGTGTGGGCGGACTCCTGGTCCCGGCGCACCGTGGACACGCATGTGAGCAGCCTGCGCACCAAGCTGGGATCCCGCGACTGGATCATCACGGTGCACGGGGTCGGCTTCCGCATCGGGCGCGCCTGA
- a CDS encoding KR domain-containing protein, translating into MDTNTAAVDRPPRQRAPESARGSGASWHSPVWVPAAVHRLSPPAFPAEGMLLVVDGRDTGRAWVPGTVRTVRVGRDVTGSALSWSTYLGGLREAGRGPRGIVFDLPATTSAERAADLVLPVLRAACCSTSPDPLHLAFLATGRARPELAAALGAVAQVAGAEDGRLHAVSVRVEILPAWARDPFHVACVELALPRPGLAEVRHTTAGREIRVLRAHRHPRGTAALYGLRPGGRYLVGGGLGERLALRLVAELGARVVLFGASPGAGPEQDDDRLLRVPGRPCQYADARGAVQAARHAFGGLDGVLHCPSGGELRPLARQSTAVARETLADAVSGAAHLDRATAALPLDFFALVTDAAPYQAPAGASVPAAVARALHSIAATRARLAAAGSRHGASVAVCRPGDTDRLGALADALGSGRGAGCAPAPRAA; encoded by the coding sequence ATGGACACGAACACCGCAGCGGTGGACCGGCCGCCCCGGCAGCGGGCGCCGGAGTCCGCCCGCGGTTCCGGGGCGTCCTGGCACTCCCCCGTGTGGGTGCCGGCGGCCGTCCACCGGCTGAGTCCCCCGGCCTTCCCCGCGGAGGGGATGCTGCTCGTGGTCGACGGCCGGGACACCGGCCGCGCCTGGGTGCCCGGCACGGTGCGCACGGTCCGGGTCGGCCGCGACGTCACGGGCAGCGCCCTGTCCTGGTCGACGTACCTGGGCGGTCTGCGGGAGGCGGGGCGCGGTCCGCGCGGCATCGTCTTCGACCTGCCCGCCACCACCAGCGCCGAACGCGCCGCCGACCTGGTCCTGCCCGTGCTGCGCGCGGCCTGCTGCTCGACCAGCCCCGACCCGCTGCACCTCGCGTTCCTCGCCACCGGACGGGCCCGGCCCGAACTGGCCGCCGCCCTGGGCGCGGTGGCGCAGGTCGCCGGCGCCGAGGACGGCCGGCTGCACGCGGTCTCGGTGCGGGTGGAGATCCTGCCCGCCTGGGCCCGGGATCCCTTCCACGTCGCGTGCGTCGAACTCGCCCTGCCCCGCCCGGGCCTGGCCGAGGTCCGCCACACCACCGCCGGACGCGAGATCCGCGTACTGCGCGCACACCGCCACCCCCGCGGCACGGCCGCGCTGTACGGGCTGCGCCCGGGCGGCCGGTACCTGGTCGGCGGCGGGCTGGGAGAGCGGCTCGCCCTGCGCCTGGTGGCGGAACTCGGCGCCCGCGTCGTCCTGTTCGGGGCCAGCCCCGGGGCCGGGCCCGAACAGGACGACGACCGTCTGCTGCGGGTGCCCGGCCGTCCCTGCCAGTACGCGGACGCCCGCGGCGCCGTGCAGGCCGCCCGGCACGCCTTCGGCGGCCTGGACGGGGTGCTGCACTGCCCCAGCGGCGGCGAACTGCGCCCGCTGGCCCGGCAGTCCACCGCGGTGGCGCGGGAGACACTCGCCGACGCCGTCAGCGGCGCCGCCCACCTGGACCGCGCCACCGCCGCGCTGCCCCTGGACTTCTTCGCGCTCGTCACCGACGCCGCCCCCTACCAGGCCCCCGCCGGCGCCTCGGTGCCCGCCGCCGTCGCCCGCGCGCTCCACTCGATCGCCGCGACCCGGGCCCGGCTGGCCGCGGCCGGCTCCCGCCACGGCGCCTCGGTCGCCGTCTGCCGGCCCGGCGACACCGACCGCCTCGGGGCGCTCGCCGACGCGCTGGGCAGCGGCCGCGGCGCGGGATGCGCCCCCGCGCCGCGAGCCGCCTGA
- a CDS encoding beta-ketoacyl-[acyl-carrier-protein] synthase family protein, with protein sequence MMGRQVVITGIGVVAPAGVGTKDFWNLLSHGRTATRTITSFDATPFRSRVAAEVDFDPELHGLSPQEVRRMDRAAQFAVVTTAEALADSGLALTDLDPHRTGVTVGSGVGATMALDREYRIVSDGGRLDLVDHRYAVPHLYDYFVPSSFASEVAWKVGAEGPAAVVSTGCTSGLDSVGYATELIREGSADVMFAGAAAAPISPITVACFDAIKATTPRNDDPAHASRPFDRTRNGFVLGEGAAMFVLEERERAERRGAYIYAEIAGFATRCNAFHMTGLRPDGLEMAEAIRLALDEARINPEQVDYINAHGSGTKQNDRHETAAFKHSLGAHAYRTPVSSIKSMVGHSLGAIGSLEIAASVLAIENNLVPPTANLHEPDPECDLDYVPLHAREQRTDTVLSVGSGFGGFQSAMVLRRAA encoded by the coding sequence CTGATGGGACGCCAAGTAGTGATCACCGGCATCGGCGTGGTGGCACCCGCCGGTGTCGGCACCAAGGACTTCTGGAACCTGCTCAGCCACGGCAGGACCGCCACCCGCACCATCACCTCCTTCGACGCGACACCGTTCCGCTCACGGGTGGCCGCCGAAGTCGACTTCGACCCCGAACTGCACGGGCTGAGCCCGCAGGAGGTCCGGCGCATGGACCGGGCCGCCCAGTTCGCGGTCGTCACCACCGCCGAGGCACTCGCCGACAGCGGCCTGGCCCTCACCGACCTGGACCCCCACCGCACCGGAGTGACGGTGGGCAGCGGCGTCGGCGCGACCATGGCCCTGGACCGCGAGTACCGCATCGTCAGCGACGGCGGCCGCCTCGACCTGGTCGACCACCGCTACGCGGTGCCGCACCTGTACGACTACTTCGTGCCCAGCTCGTTCGCGAGCGAAGTGGCGTGGAAGGTCGGCGCCGAGGGCCCGGCCGCCGTCGTCTCCACCGGCTGCACCTCGGGCCTGGACTCGGTGGGATACGCCACCGAGCTGATCCGCGAGGGCAGCGCGGACGTGATGTTCGCCGGCGCGGCCGCCGCCCCCATCTCACCCATCACGGTGGCCTGCTTCGACGCCATCAAGGCGACCACCCCGCGCAACGACGACCCCGCCCACGCCTCCCGCCCCTTCGACCGGACCCGCAACGGCTTCGTCCTCGGTGAGGGCGCCGCCATGTTCGTCCTGGAGGAGCGCGAGCGGGCCGAGCGGCGCGGCGCGTACATCTACGCCGAGATCGCGGGCTTCGCCACGCGCTGCAACGCCTTCCACATGACCGGGCTCCGCCCCGACGGCCTGGAGATGGCCGAGGCGATCCGGCTCGCCCTGGACGAGGCGCGCATCAACCCCGAGCAGGTCGACTACATCAACGCGCACGGCTCGGGCACCAAGCAGAACGACCGGCACGAGACCGCCGCGTTCAAGCACAGCCTGGGCGCGCACGCCTACCGCACCCCGGTCAGCTCCATCAAGTCGATGGTGGGGCACTCACTCGGCGCGATCGGCTCCCTGGAGATCGCCGCCTCGGTCCTGGCGATCGAGAACAACCTGGTGCCGCCCACGGCCAACCTGCACGAGCCCGACCCCGAGTGCGACCTGGACTACGTGCCCCTGCACGCCCGCGAACAGCGCACGGACACGGTGCTGAGCGTGGGCAGCGGATTCGGCGGGTTCCAGAGCGCGATGGTGTTGCGGAGGGCAGCATGA